A stretch of DNA from Noviherbaspirillum sedimenti:
CGCCGGAAGGCATTGAGCACGTGTTGGCGCAAGACCTGGCGCAACGCCTGCAAGTCAAGGCGGTTGCCGTGCAGGGCGATGCCGGCAAGGGCGCAGACCAGTTGAAGTCACACAAGCTGGACGTGCTGCTGGCAGTAGCACCGGCAAATCATTCCCAACGCGCCGCTACCGTCACTGCCACCGTGCCGACCGGCTATGTGGCGGCACCCATGGCGATCATGCGCATCGATACCACCATCAAGACCTGGGAACAGTTGAAGGGCCACACGGTGTGCGTGCCCCAAGGCGGGCGCTACGCCGGACTTGCGGCGCGCCACGGCGCCATCGAAAAGCCGTACAAGGCGCCGGCCGATGCCCTGCTGGGATTGCGCATCGGTGCCTGCGACGCGACCATCCACGATGCTGCCCTGCTGGAAGAACTGCTCAAACTGCCGGAGTGGAAAAAGTTTTCCGCGCGGCTGCAGGCCGGCGTAGGCGCCGGCGCGCCGCTCGAAATCGTGCTGCCGGCGGGTGATGACAAGGCCCGCGCCTACTTTCAACAAGTGGCGAAGGAGTGGCAGGCCGGCAGCACCCTGCAGCAGCAATTGCGGCTGATGGCGCGCAATATCGCTTTCGAGGTTTATCTCGACCAGGACGTACCGGACTGCCATTGAGCGCTACTGTGCACCGTCGGGCCTCCTGAACGCGGCCTTCCCCTACTCCAGGTATTGCGCATTCCAGCGTCGGTACATCTCATACGCCGCCGCCTTCATCGCATACTTGTCGGCGTAATCCTTCGGATCCATTGGATCGTACACATAGAAGTTGGCGCGGTTGTTGACCGCGCTTGTCATGTGGCGGATCTTGTCCGGCAGGGTGTAGGGCGGCTGCCATTCGAAATCGTCCTGCGCTTCGTAATGCAGGAAGACCGGCAGGATCGGCATGCCGGTGCGCATCGACACCTCGAAGGCCCCCGACTTGAATTCAGTATGCAGGCGCCGCCCCTTGCAGCCGCCCTCCGGATACAGCGCAATATTCTGCCCGCCATTGACGGCATCGACCATGATCTGCACCGATTGCTGGCGCGAGGCCGGATCGTCGCGATCGACGTACAGGGTCCCGGCGGCGTGACTGATGCGGCCGACGATGAACCAGTCCTGTATCTGCAGCTTGGCTAATGAAACCACATTGAACAGCGCCGGGATGCCGATATCCTCGAAGGCGCTCGGGTGGTTGGCGACCAGGATGTAGCGCTGCGGCAGGGGCTTGCGGTTTTTCTGGTGCAGGCGCAGGTCAACATCGAGCGCGCGCACGAAGGCGCGGCACCAGGGATGGAACAGGCGCGCCACTGGATGCCGGCCTGGCCAGGGCAGCCAGGTCAGCAGGTACAGCAGTGCGGTGAATACAATGAAATCGAGCCAGCCGGCGATTTTTCGCAAGAGGCGCAGCATTGGCAGCATCCGGTGACCCCTGTGTTGTGTCGGTTCAATGATACCCGAGGATCAGGGCAATCCCGTCACGCGGCCTCCCTTTGCAAACTATTACAAGGATTGGCCGGAATTGCAATGGCCGGGCAGTTCGGAAATCACCCAGGCCCGGAACAGCGCCATGCTGGCTTCCTTGAGATCGTTACGGTGCCAGACCAGGTAATAGCTGAAGGCGCCGCGCGCGCTGATGTCGAACAGGCGGACCAGTCGTTGCGAGCGCAAATGCTCCTGCACCAGGAGCGACCTTGCCAGGGCGATCCCCTGTCCCGCCAGCGCCGCCTGAATGGTGTGGGTGAGATCGTTGAAAGCAAGGGAGTTTGCCGGTTCACCGGGTGGGAGCCCCGCCTTTTTGAACCAGTCGCGCCAGGAAATGACGGAATGCCGCAGCAGCGCATGCTGTTTCAGGTTGTGCAGCGAAATTCCCGGGTGCGCCTGGAGGAATGCCGGACTGCAGACAGGGAATACCTCTTCATCGAGCAATTTGATTTTTTCGACCCCGCGCCAGTTGCCATCGCCATAGCGCAAACCCATGTCAACCGTGTCGTCGTCAAGGATGCCGAGGTCGGGCGTGGTCCGGATATGCAGGACAATGTCGGGGTGCATCTGCTTGAATTTCGTCAGGTGCGGAATCAGCCAGTTTTCGGCGATCGGCGCCGTCACTTCCAGTGTCAGGATGTGCGCTGCATCCTCTTGTCCGGGATCGTCCGGAAACATGTCTTCCAGCGCATCCAGAATCTCGCGGACCTTGCCGGCGAGATTGCGGCCCGCTTCTGTCAGCAGCATGGCATTGCCGGAACGGTAAAACAGCGGGTAGCCGACGCGTTTTTCCAGCGCGCGGATTTGCTGGCTGACCGCGCTGTGCGTGATGAACAATTCTTGCGCCGCCGCCGAAAAACCGCTCAGGCGTGCGGCTGCCTCGAATGCGCGCAGCATGGAAATGGGCGGCAATTTTCTAAACATGATCCTGCTGTGCAGATCGGGTTGGCAATACCGGGATGTTAGTTCTGATTACATCCAGAGTCAAAATAACTCGTTCGCCTTCGGCTGCCCAAAGCCGCACACTGAACTTCTTCTTTATATCCATGCGGAGCGGTGACGTGAAAAAGCGGGTAGCGATCGGATTATTGAGCGTGCAATTATGCGCAGCGCTGTTATGGATTTATCTGGTCTGGGGCAGCACCTACCTGTCCAACCGGATTGCGCTGGAAAGCATGCCGCCTTTCCTCATTTCCGGCATCCGCTTCCTGATTGCCGGCGGCGCTTTGCAGATGATCTGCCTGCTGTCCGGGGGGAAGCTGCCCGGCGCCCGCGACTGGCTGGCGGCCGCCGTGCCGGGCGTGCTGATGATCGCCATCGGCCAGGGATCGATGGTCTATGCGGGGCAGACGCTCCCCTCCGGGATCGTGGCCTTGCTGTTTGCCCTGCTGCCGATCTGGACAACGTTGATGCAGTGGGCTTTGCCCGGTGGCGCGTGCCCAGGCGCCGGCATCCTGGTCGGGCTGGCGCTCGGCAGCGCCGGCATGGCCTTGCTCGTTAGCGGCGGCAATGGCGGCCTTGGGGCGCAGTGGCCGATGGGGGCGCTCGCGACGGTAGTCGCCGGCACGCTTTCCTGGGCGGTGGCGGCCCTGTATGTCAAACGCTCTTCGCGCCAAGGCTCCGCCTTGCAAGCATCGGCAATGCAGATGCTGACCGGCGGCGCTTGCCTGATGCTGTTTGCCGCGCTGAACGGAGAATGGCAAACCTTCTCCTTCGCTCAGGTCACTTCGCGCTCGGGCCTGGCGATGGCTTACCTGGTGGTGGTCGCCAGCGTGATTACGTATCCGGTCTATAACTGGCTGGTGAAAGCGGCTTCGCCCACCCTGATGGCGACATTTGCCTTCGTCAATCCAGTCGTCGCGCTCTACTTGGGATGGCTGGTGTTCGATGAAAAAATGAGCACCATGACGGTTCTCTCTTCCGTGCTGATCCTGCTCGGGGTGATCGCGATTACCTGGACGCAGGCGCTCGCAAGCCGCTCCACCGGGCCGGGCTTGCCGGTGAAAATGGCGGGCGTCGGCGGCCTGCAGGCGTCCAGGACCTGATCCGCCCTCGCATCGCCGCAGATTATACTGTCATTGCATACAGTATAATCTGCGGATCATGATTTCCTTTGCTGCATTGCCTGACCGGGAATGGCCGCTTTTTTCGCATGAAGCGCGCCGCATCGCCCACCTGGATATGGATGCCTTCTATGCGTCCGTAGAGCTGTTGCGCTATCCGGAATTGCGCGGCCAGCCGGTCGTCATCGGCGGCCGTTCGGTGGATCAGCCGGTGCTTCAGCCAGATGGCACCCGGCGCTTTGCGAAGCTGCGTGACTACACCGGGCGCGGCGTCGTCACCACCTCCACCTACGAAGCGCGCGCCCTGGGCGTTTTTTCCGCAATGGGGCTGATGAAAGCTGCGCAGCTGGCGCCCGACGCCATTCTTTTACCGGTGGATTTCGACGCCTATCGTCATTACTCGCGGCTGTTCAAGATTGCGGTCGCAGGCATTGCACCGCATATCGAAGACCGCGGCATCGATGAAATCTATATCGATCTGAGCGAGCAGCCCGAAGACACCAGTTCGCTGGCCCGGCGCATCAAGCAATCGGTGCGCGACGCGACAGGCCTGTCGTGTTCGATTGGCGTCGCGCCCAACAAGCTGCTGGCGAAGATCTGTTCCGACCTTGAGAAGCCGGATGGCACGACCATTCTTTCGATTGCCGATATACCGGGCCGGATCTGGCCGCTGCCGGTCCGTAAAATCAATGGCATCGGCCCCAAGGCTAATGGCAAACTCGAGGCGCTTGGCATTCGCACGATTGAAGAACTGGCCAGGGTAAAACCTGAACTGCTTCAGGAACATTTCGGCCGCAGCTATGCCGCCTGGCTGCTTAATGTAGCGCAGGGTATCGATGACCGCTCAGTCGTTACCCGCTCCGAGCCCAAGTCGATCAGCCGTGAGACGACATTTGAACGCGACCTGCATGCCCGTCATGACCGCCAAAGCCTGTCCGGCATTTTCACGGCATTATGTGAGCGGATCGCCGAAGACCTGCGCCGCAAGGGCTACGTTGGCCGTACCATCGGCGTCAAACTGCGCTATGCGGATTTCCAGATCGTTACCCGTGACCTGACCTTGCCGGCGCCGACCGCCGAGGCGGCAAGCATTCGCCAGGCTGCCGGCGAGTGCCTGCGGCGGGTACCGCTGGAGCAGCGCTTCAGGTTGCTCGGCGTACGGGTGAGCGCGCTGTCCAGACCTGATGAACCGCATGGCGAACCTGATTTTTTTCAGACGGAGCTGCCTTTTGCCGACTAGGTGTAGTCGCCGGCTGCCAGATACGTGCTGTGGCAGAACCGGCATGCCTGCGGGGCGATGCCATACCACCTGACTGTTACTACAGCCTCACTTCACCTGCACCTTGAAGTAGTCCGGATTGGGCGGCGGATAGGCCAGTTTCATCCCTTGCATGGTCTCCGCCACCACCGAGGCGATCGCCAGGTTGCGGTGCGACTTGCTGTCGGCCGGAATCACATACCAGGGCGCATCGTCGGTGTCGGTTTCGGTGATCGCCTTTTCATACAGGTTCTGGTAGTCGTCCCAGTACTTGCGTTCTTCCAGGTCGTTCAGGTCGACCTTCCAGTGCTTTTCCGGATCGGCCAGGCGTTCTGCCAGGCGCTGCTTTTGTTCGTCGCGTGAGATGTGCAGGAAGAATTTCAGCAGCACTGTGCCGGTTTCGCTCAGCATGCGCTCGAACTCCTTGATGTGCTGGTAGCGGCGCTTGCATTCCCTGGCGTCGATCTGGCCGTGCACCGCAGGGTATAGCACGTCTTCGTAATGACTGCGGTTGAAGATCACCAGTTCGCGCTGCGCCGGCACTTCGCGGTGGACGCGCCAGAGATAGTCATGCGCGCGTTCAGTGACGCTGGGCGACTTGAAGGAGACGGTACGCACGCCGAGTGGGTCGAGGCGATGGAACACGCCGCGTACCGTGCCATCCTTGCCGCTGGTGTCCATGCCCTGCAGGATCACCAGCAGCTTGCGGCGGTCTTCCGCATAGAAGATGTCCTGCCAGGCGGAGATCTGTTCGGCCAGTTCGGCGGTGCGGCTCAGGTCGGCCGCCTTGTCGTCGCCGGACAGGGGCTTGTCGTTGGCGGCTGTTTCTTTCAGCTTGAGCGGAAGTTTGGCGCGGAGGAGTTGTTGTGCGTTCACGCTGTGGCCCTTTCGATGAAATCGGCTTGCCTGTTTGGCACAGGATAGCGTGTCGTGCGTCATTTGTGTTGCTGTGCTTGCCCCGGCTTTCAGGCGCCGTCGAGCGGCAATGAGGTCTTGTTGAGCACGCGCCGCAGCACGAAGCTGGAATGCACGCCGGTGACGCCTTCGATACGCGTGATCTTGTTGAGTAGCAGCTCCTGGTAGGCATCCATGTCGCGCACCACGACCTTCAACTGGTAATCGGCATCCTGGCCGGTAATCAGCAGGCACTCCAGCACTTCCGGCAGGCCGCCCACGGCGCTTTCGAAATTGACGAAGCGCTCCGGAGTGTGGCGGTCCATCGAGATATGCACCAGCGCCATCAACGTCAGGCCGAGCGCCTTGGCATCCAGCAGCGCGCGGTAACCGAGAATCAGGCCGCTTTCCTCGAGGGTGCGCATGCGTCGCAGGCAGGACGAAGGCGACAGACCGATGCGGTCGGCCAGGTCCTGGTTGCTGATGCGGCCATCCTGTTGCAGGACTTCCAGCAGGTGACGATCGTGGCGGTCCAGTTGCATGGGATTGGGGAGATTTTGTTGTCTTCGAATGAATATTCTTTATTATAGTCATAAATTGCAATTAAATTGCAAAATAACGGAATTTCAACCAATTATTGCAAGCACATTGCGCGGCAGATACGGTAATCTTTCACTTGTCGGTTACCCCGTATAAAGAAAGAAAATCATGACAGCATTTGACCACCGCAAGTATCGCCCGGCCCCCGCAATCAACTTGCCCGACCGCCAGTGGCCGAGCCGCACCATTACCCGTGCGCCGCGCTGGGCTAGCGTTGATCTGCGCGATGGCAACCAGGCCTTGCTGGAGCCGATGAATGTCGGCCAGAAGCAGCGCCTGTGGGCCTTGCTGGTCAAGCTCGGCTTCAAGGAAATTGAGATCGGCTTTCCGTCCGCTTCCCAGCCCGATTACGATTTCGCCCGCTGGCTGATTGAAGCAAAGCAGATTCCCGACGATGTTACGGTGCAGGTGCTGGTGCAGGCGCGCGAGGACTTGATCGTGCGCACTTTTGAAGCCTTGCAGGGTGCGAAGCGCGCCATCGTGCACGTGTATAACTCGACTTCGACCGTGCAGCGCGAGCGCGTCTTCGGTCTCGACCGCGCCGGCATCGCTGATATCGCCCGCCAGGGTGCGGCCATGGTCAAGCGCGAAGCCGACAAGCATCCCGAGTGCGAATGGACCTTCGAGTATTCGGCCGAAAGTTTTTCCAATACCGAGATGGATTTCGTCGTCGAGGTGTGCGAGGCGGTGATGGATGTATGGCAGCCGACCGCGGCCAAACCCTGCATCATCAACCTGCCCTCCACCGTCGAGAGCAGCACGCCGAACGTGTATGCCGACCAGGTCGAATATTTCGCCACCCACATCAGCCGGCGCGATGCGCTGATCCTGTCGGTGCACACGCATAACGACCGCGGCTGCGGCGTGGCTGCCGCCGAGCTGGCCGTGCTGGCCGGTGCCGACCGCGTCGAAGGCACCCTGTTCGGCAACGGCGAGCGCACCGGCAACATGGACATCACCACCATGGCGATGAACCTGTACAGCCAGGGCATCGATCCCGAGCTCGACCTGTCCAATCCCGACGAAATCATCGCCGTTACCACCGAATGCACCGGCATCGCCCTGCATCCGCGTCATCCGTGGTTCGGCGAGCTGGTGTACACGGCGTTTTCCGGCAGCCACCAGGATGCCATCCGCAAGTGCCTGCACCAGCAAAAGGAAGACGAAGCGTGGCAGGTGGCCTACCTGCCGATCGACCCGAAGGACCTCGGTCGTGATTACCAGGCGGTGATCCGTGTCAACAGCCAGTCGGGCAAGGGCGGTGTCGCCTTCGTGCTGGAGCGCGACTATGGCCTGGTGCTGCCGCGCTGGCTGCAGGTCGAGCTGGCGCAGGTGGTGCAGAAGGCCAGCGAAGCGGTCAGCGGCGAGATCGACAGCGCCAGCATCCATGCGCTGTTCCGCCAGCATTTCGTCGCCGATAGCGGCGCGCTCGCCTTGCAGGGATACCAGATCCGGCATGAAGGCGGTCATGATGCCGTCGATGCGACGGTGGACGAGAAGGGCGTCAGCTGCCAGTTGCGCGGCGAAGGCGAAGGCGCCCTGTCTGCCTTCATCAATGCGCTGATGCGCTATAGCGGCCGGCAGATCAACGTGGTCGATTACAGCGAACATGCGATCGGCACCGGCACCGATGCCGAAGCCGCGGCCTACGTGCAGCTGAATATCAATGGTCAGCGCTACTCGGGCGCCGCCTTCGACCATGACACGGTGAGCGCCTCGCTCAAAGCGGTACTGTCGGCATTGAACCGGGCGCGGGCTGCCGGCGGCAGCGACGTACTGGCGGCTTGAAGCGACTGGATTGAAAGGGTGTAATGGAATCGAAGCGGATTGAGGACGATACCCGCGTATCTTCGCCCTGCATCGGGATTTGCCGCATGAACGCATTTACGGGATTATGTGCGGGGTGCGATCGCAGCATGGATGAAATCGTGCAGTGGAGCAGTGCTACGGACGATGAGAAGCGCGCGATTTGGCAGTTGATCAGGCAGCGTCGGCAGGCGCCGCGCTGAAGCCCGGCTGATCGTTCGTTCTTACGCCCCGGCGCCGAGGAACCGGCCCAGCACCGCATTGAATTGCGCCGGTTTTTCCATCGGCAGCGCATGCCGTGCATCGGTGATCACTTCCAGTCGCGCGCCGGCGATCTTCGCCACATACGCTTTCTTCATCGCCAGCGGCGTGTAGTCGCGGTCGGCGGCGATCGCCAGCAGCGGGCAGGCAATTGCGCCGATGCGCTCTGCCACGCTCCAGCCGATCAGCGCGCCGAACGCATGCAGGTAGACTTGCGGGTCGTTGCGCGAAGTCCGCTCGATGAAGCGCTCGCGTTCTGCGCGGTTTTCCGGCTTCGGGAAAAGGTGCGGGCCGATCAGGCCGGCCAGCCTGGCCATGCCCTTGCGCCTGACAATGTAATTGCGCATCCAGACCGCGAATTTTTCCTTGAGGGTGCGTACCGTCGCGTCCGGGCCGCTGTTGACGATGGTGAGCGTTTTCACCAGCGCCGGCTGGTCGAGCGCCAGCTGGAAGGCGACCGCGCCGCCCAGCGAAATGCCGACCACGTGCGCGGCATCGATTCCCAGCCCGCGCAACAGGCCGGCGGTGTCGGCGGCGAACTGCGCGATACTGTAGGGGCCGGCCGGCTTGTCCGACTGGCCATGGCCGCGCAAGTCGAAGCTGATGACCTTGTGGCGCTGCGCGAATGGCGCAATCTGGGCTTCCCAATCCTCCTTGCAGGAACCCAGCCCGTGGATGAATAGCAGCGCAGACCCGTCGCCGTGGACTTCGTATTCGATATCGATGCCGTTGACTGCGATGCGCGCCATGCCGGGTTCTCCCTTTTGTATTTTGTAATCACCGTTCACTATAGTGATTTTGCGGCCGGGCGCCACTAGCCGGGTGGAGAGGCGGCCGGTCTTGACAGGCGCTGTTTTAAGCCGCGCGCCGCCAGCGCGTAGCCGCCGTCGCTGCCATCGACGAAGTGCTGGTGCTGGCCGTTGTAGGACTGGACAATACAGGTCAGCAACGCCAGGCGTGACTTGTGGGTGCCGTAGGCCAGCCGGCCGGCACGGTATTCTCCTTCCAGCCAATCTTCCAGTTGCATGGCCTGGGCATCGCTGCCGTCGATGACCATGCGCAGCATGCCGTCGAACTTGCGGAAATCGGAGTTTTGCACCAGTTCGTCGCGGTAGCGGCTCCAGCGCACGGCTTTGGTGTCGCGCCCCAGCGCGAACAGCAGGCGGCCGGCGAGATTGCCGCACACCATGCGGGCCAGATAATTCAGCCGTTGCAGCGGCGGCCGGCGCTGCGCGCGTACCTGCAGTTCGTGCGAAAGCAGGCGCGGCCGCAGCGCCAGGCGCAGGCGATCGACTCGCAGCGGGTGGTATTGCGCGACATCGCCGTAGATGGCCTCGATCCGTTGCAGCACCCGTCCATAGGTGTCGAGATTGGTTTGCGCATCGGCGGCGGTGGCCGCGACCAGCAGCGCCAGCTTGTGGTCGTTGAAGCTGGGCACGCCCTGCCAGCGGCATTCGAAGCCCTCGAAGCTGCCCTCGGCCGGGCCATCGTCCTCGTTCACCAGCAAGGCGCCGCTGGCGTCGGCCGCCTTGACGCGCCGCTCGGCTTCTTCCCAGCCGCGTCCGGACAGCACGGGTTGCGTCACGTGCGGGGAAATCCGCAATTTTCCCAGCCTCACCCAAAAACCTTGCGTGCTCAGTTCGCCGACCCGCACCAGACCGACCCGTAGGCGCAACTTGAAGGCTTCGCGGGCCAGTTTTTGCGCCGCCCGCAGGGCCGGCAGAATCTGTTCGCGCAGCGTCCCCGGCACGGCGAAGGTGGCGCCGTCGCCGCCGAAGACATACGGCAATTCAAGCGAGCGGTCGACGTTGACCACGGCCGCAATGCACGCCACGCCAACCGTGTTGACATCCTTGTAGGCGCCGGCTTCGATCGCCCGCGTCGAGTCGGCGACATCGGCGATCACGATCCACCAGTCGGGTGGAAGGTCGGCCTGCAGACGGCCCTGCGCGGCCTCGGCAAAGGAGGTCTGGGCCGGCAGCAGACGGTAAAAATCGGCGTTATCGGCGGCATTACCGGCAGCGATACCGGCGACGGTGCTGGGCATGGTGAGGATGCGGAATCGGTTGGTGGAACGGGCCGGCGTCGCCATCGCGGGCGCAAATACCGGAATGATTTGCTCAGGCTTGGTCTTGCCTTGCCTGCTTTGCTTTACACTGTCATTCGAGACTACCCCGGATTGACCGCTGATGCCAAGCGCATTGACTATTTTCTTGATTGCAGCATTGCTGTGTGTGGCGATGCTGCTGATGCTGCGTTACTTCATGCGCAGCGGCATTGCCGGCATCCGTGAGTGGGCGCTTGCTAACTTGCTGGCCTGTATCGCTTTCATCCTGTATGCGTTCGGCCGCGAACTGCCGCCACTGCTTGCCTACGAGGTTGCCAACGGTGTGTATGCGGCGGCGGCTGCCGTCATGCTGGTCGGCTTCCGGCGCTTTTTCGCGCGCCCGCCCCGCAAGGCGCTGCTGGCCGGCGCCGTACTGGCGCTGACCGTGGCTGCCGCCTTCTTCCATTATGTCCATGATTCCTTTGACGGGCGCTCGATCGTGGTGTCGCTGTTCCAGGTAGGCATCGCCGTCGCCATTGCCGCAACTGTGCTGCGGGCAATCAGGGTCAAGCGGCGCTCGCGCTATCCGTACCACTACACCTTTGTCATGGCGCTGGTGGTGGCCGGTGGCCACTTGCTGCGCGTGGCGGTGCATCTGGGCCAGTCAGGCGACATGACGTCGCTCCTGCAGCCGTCGCCGTGGAACCTGTTCTTCACCAGCGCCGGCACCATGGCGCTGCCGGCGTTGACGCTGGGCGCGGTGATGATGGTGCACGACGTCATGCTGGCCAAGGCGGAGCATGCGGCCAACCGCGACTTCCTGACCGGTGCCTGGTCGCGTCGCGCCTTCTTCGCCGTGGCCGATATCGAACTGACGCGGGCGCGACGCAGCCACCGCAGCTTGTCACTGCTGCTGTTCGATGTCGATCATTTCAAGTCGATCAACGACCGTCTTGGCCATGCCGCCGGCGACCGCGTGCTGGAGGATGCGGTGGCGCGCGCCGAGGCGGTGATCCGCAATGTCGATTACCTGGGGCGCATCGGCGGCGAAGAATTTGCGGTCTTGTTGCCGGAAACCGGCATGGAGGACGCGCTGGCGGTAGCCGAGCGCTTGCGCGCCAGCCTGCATGTGCCAGCCGAAGGCGTCACCGATTTTTCGGTCAGCATCGGCGTGGCGCTCCTGCGCGACGGCGACTCCTTCGCCGAATTGATGCAGCGTGCCGACGCCGCTCTGTACCAGGCCAAGCGGGGCGGACGCAACCGGGTCGAGCACGAGTCGGCCTGAGTCCGGGACGGCGCCGGCAACTGCCGCAAGTGGCGGCGGCCTCAGTTGTGCAGTGCCACTATGGCCGAGATGCGCGCCGCGGCCGCTTGCAGCGGCTCGAGAAATGCCTTGACCATCTGTTTGGCTGTCTTGCGCTGGGCATTGCCGCTGATATTGATGGCCGCAATGATCCTGCCCTGGCGGTTCCTGATTGGCGCCGACAGCGAAATCAAGCCCATTTCCAGTTCCTGGTCGACCACCGCCCAGCCCTGCTCGCGCACCACGGCAATCGCGCGGCGCAAGTCGTCGGGGGCGGTCAGCGTGCGCGGCGTGTGCGCGCGCAGGTCGGAATCGGCCAGCACGGCATCCAGTTCCGCCGCATTCAGCCCCGACAGCAGCACCCTGCCCATTGACGTGCAATACGCCGGCAGACGGCTGCCGATCGACAGGTTGATCGCCATGATCTTGTGGGTCGGCACCCGCACTACGTAGACGATTTCGGTGCGGTCAAGTACCGCGGCGGAGCTGCTTTCATGGACTTGCTCGACCAGTTCTTCCATGACTGGCCCTGCGCTGTTCCATAGCGGCATGGAGGTCAGGTAGGCGAAACCGAGGTCGAGGATCTTTGGCGTGAGGCGGAATAGCCGCCCTTCCGATACGACATAGCCGAGCGTCTGCAGGGTCAGCAGGATGCGGCGCGCGCCCGCGCGCGACAGGCCGGTGGCGGCGGCCACGTCAGACAGCGTTTGCACCGGGCGGCCGGCGTCGAATGAACGTATCACGGCCAGGCCGCGCGCGAACGAATGGACGTAAGAATCGCCAGGACGTTCCTGTTGGTCGTCCGCGGTCGCGGAAATGGCGGGGAAAACTTCGCTCATGGCCAGGGGTAGAGAGTCTCGTGCACAAAAGGGGGATGCCGGCGCGAAAATTGCGGGCAGTACGGGCGTCGGCGCTGCGGATTATACCAATCCGGGCTGGATTGCATGGCGATATTGATAATCATCATTCGCTTAAAAAGGGCAAAAAGCAGGTGCTTGGCTACAAATACATGCAAGAACGATGCCATTTATTTCATGTCCAAGGAAATATGACAGTCTCTTGACAGTCGATTTTTTCACGCCTAGAATCCGGGCAGCTGTTCGCTAATTGAACATTAGTTCGCTCTTAGAACAAATTATACCGCCC
This window harbors:
- a CDS encoding transporter substrate-binding domain-containing protein — encoded protein: MKPLLPSNLAILPRLLRTGTVAVALAAGLASMTPTASAADTLEKVRQRGALKVGVQYVAPEYAAGSKFRTPEGIEHVLAQDLAQRLQVKAVAVQGDAGKGADQLKSHKLDVLLAVAPANHSQRAATVTATVPTGYVAAPMAIMRIDTTIKTWEQLKGHTVCVPQGGRYAGLAARHGAIEKPYKAPADALLGLRIGACDATIHDAALLEELLKLPEWKKFSARLQAGVGAGAPLEIVLPAGDDKARAYFQQVAKEWQAGSTLQQQLRLMARNIAFEVYLDQDVPDCH
- a CDS encoding lysophospholipid acyltransferase family protein; the encoded protein is MLRLLRKIAGWLDFIVFTALLYLLTWLPWPGRHPVARLFHPWCRAFVRALDVDLRLHQKNRKPLPQRYILVANHPSAFEDIGIPALFNVVSLAKLQIQDWFIVGRISHAAGTLYVDRDDPASRQQSVQIMVDAVNGGQNIALYPEGGCKGRRLHTEFKSGAFEVSMRTGMPILPVFLHYEAQDDFEWQPPYTLPDKIRHMTSAVNNRANFYVYDPMDPKDYADKYAMKAAAYEMYRRWNAQYLE
- a CDS encoding LysR substrate-binding domain-containing protein, which gives rise to MFRKLPPISMLRAFEAAARLSGFSAAAQELFITHSAVSQQIRALEKRVGYPLFYRSGNAMLLTEAGRNLAGKVREILDALEDMFPDDPGQEDAAHILTLEVTAPIAENWLIPHLTKFKQMHPDIVLHIRTTPDLGILDDDTVDMGLRYGDGNWRGVEKIKLLDEEVFPVCSPAFLQAHPGISLHNLKQHALLRHSVISWRDWFKKAGLPPGEPANSLAFNDLTHTIQAALAGQGIALARSLLVQEHLRSQRLVRLFDISARGAFSYYLVWHRNDLKEASMALFRAWVISELPGHCNSGQSL
- a CDS encoding EamA family transporter, giving the protein MKKRVAIGLLSVQLCAALLWIYLVWGSTYLSNRIALESMPPFLISGIRFLIAGGALQMICLLSGGKLPGARDWLAAAVPGVLMIAIGQGSMVYAGQTLPSGIVALLFALLPIWTTLMQWALPGGACPGAGILVGLALGSAGMALLVSGGNGGLGAQWPMGALATVVAGTLSWAVAALYVKRSSRQGSALQASAMQMLTGGACLMLFAALNGEWQTFSFAQVTSRSGLAMAYLVVVASVITYPVYNWLVKAASPTLMATFAFVNPVVALYLGWLVFDEKMSTMTVLSSVLILLGVIAITWTQALASRSTGPGLPVKMAGVGGLQASRT
- the dinB gene encoding DNA polymerase IV, with protein sequence MISFAALPDREWPLFSHEARRIAHLDMDAFYASVELLRYPELRGQPVVIGGRSVDQPVLQPDGTRRFAKLRDYTGRGVVTTSTYEARALGVFSAMGLMKAAQLAPDAILLPVDFDAYRHYSRLFKIAVAGIAPHIEDRGIDEIYIDLSEQPEDTSSLARRIKQSVRDATGLSCSIGVAPNKLLAKICSDLEKPDGTTILSIADIPGRIWPLPVRKINGIGPKANGKLEALGIRTIEELARVKPELLQEHFGRSYAAWLLNVAQGIDDRSVVTRSEPKSISRETTFERDLHARHDRQSLSGIFTALCERIAEDLRRKGYVGRTIGVKLRYADFQIVTRDLTLPAPTAEAASIRQAAGECLRRVPLEQRFRLLGVRVSALSRPDEPHGEPDFFQTELPFAD
- a CDS encoding PPK2 family polyphosphate kinase; the protein is MNAQQLLRAKLPLKLKETAANDKPLSGDDKAADLSRTAELAEQISAWQDIFYAEDRRKLLVILQGMDTSGKDGTVRGVFHRLDPLGVRTVSFKSPSVTERAHDYLWRVHREVPAQRELVIFNRSHYEDVLYPAVHGQIDARECKRRYQHIKEFERMLSETGTVLLKFFLHISRDEQKQRLAERLADPEKHWKVDLNDLEERKYWDDYQNLYEKAITETDTDDAPWYVIPADSKSHRNLAIASVVAETMQGMKLAYPPPNPDYFKVQVK
- a CDS encoding Lrp/AsnC family transcriptional regulator, with amino-acid sequence MQLDRHDRHLLEVLQQDGRISNQDLADRIGLSPSSCLRRMRTLEESGLILGYRALLDAKALGLTLMALVHISMDRHTPERFVNFESAVGGLPEVLECLLITGQDADYQLKVVVRDMDAYQELLLNKITRIEGVTGVHSSFVLRRVLNKTSLPLDGA
- the leuA gene encoding 2-isopropylmalate synthase, with protein sequence MTAFDHRKYRPAPAINLPDRQWPSRTITRAPRWASVDLRDGNQALLEPMNVGQKQRLWALLVKLGFKEIEIGFPSASQPDYDFARWLIEAKQIPDDVTVQVLVQAREDLIVRTFEALQGAKRAIVHVYNSTSTVQRERVFGLDRAGIADIARQGAAMVKREADKHPECEWTFEYSAESFSNTEMDFVVEVCEAVMDVWQPTAAKPCIINLPSTVESSTPNVYADQVEYFATHISRRDALILSVHTHNDRGCGVAAAELAVLAGADRVEGTLFGNGERTGNMDITTMAMNLYSQGIDPELDLSNPDEIIAVTTECTGIALHPRHPWFGELVYTAFSGSHQDAIRKCLHQQKEDEAWQVAYLPIDPKDLGRDYQAVIRVNSQSGKGGVAFVLERDYGLVLPRWLQVELAQVVQKASEAVSGEIDSASIHALFRQHFVADSGALALQGYQIRHEGGHDAVDATVDEKGVSCQLRGEGEGALSAFINALMRYSGRQINVVDYSEHAIGTGTDAEAAAYVQLNINGQRYSGAAFDHDTVSASLKAVLSALNRARAAGGSDVLAA
- a CDS encoding DUF1289 domain-containing protein, which encodes MESKRIEDDTRVSSPCIGICRMNAFTGLCAGCDRSMDEIVQWSSATDDEKRAIWQLIRQRRQAPR